Part of the Nicotiana tabacum cultivar K326 chromosome 20, ASM71507v2, whole genome shotgun sequence genome, TCTTACTATTATACACATGGCTACTTCCGATGACCTGACGATGCCATGAGAATTGCAACAGCTACTGTAAACATAAACAGCATGCCCGCAAGGAGTGTATATGTTTTTCTTGATGATCTTCTATACTCTCCAAACAAAATCACCCCCCAAAATGTGCTCACAAGAGGCAGTGCCTGAAATTTTCCACATATTTCAAATGACTAAGTGTGTTCAACACAGATATAATAGGCACAGAATTTAAGAAATAAAGAAGGACTTGTGGAACTTCTGGTCTTAAACATGTCGTGACATCTGAGTGGCTGTAAAGTCATGTCATTGAGGATAAAATAAGAAGTTTAAAGTGTTTCCAAATGTAGAAAGCTGTCATTCTTTATGGAGTATACTTAAAAGGAAATAGTGTCACATTTTTTAGTGGAAAGTTCAATAGTTATCCCTACTATATAAGTTCTGTAGAGCGTTAATAAACTCAGACAAAGGAGGAAGGTTCGTTATAATGATTGGATAGACTGAAATTAACATAGTGGATTCATAAAGTCAACTCAAAATTTCTTGGGAATTGAGGCGTAGTTGATATACATTAATTGAAAGTCTAAGACATCAATAAATGTACAAACCTGAACAGCATCTGCAGCTGCGTATCCAGCAGCCTGACCTCCCATGAATTGTAGACCATTGCCAAAACCACACAAAAGTCCAGCCAAAAGGGCCCAACCTCTGCCATTCCAGTCGTTGAGATAAGCCTTTAGCGACGACTTGGGTGCATTTAGTATAGGGTAGTATAAGAAGGTGAGGTTCAGAACCATGGCAATCACAAAACAAAATGATGAGAAGTAGAAAAATGCTGTATAGACAGTCAAGTGCGGAACTCCATCTTTGAGAGTATGCCATTGATCATTTGTCGCTAGGTTAAATGCAGGCGAGAACATTGAGAAGCAAATCCCAGCAAAAAATGTTATGGCCAAACCAATGAACGTGCCCTTCCCGAAAACCTGCAAGCAGACATTAGAATACAACAATTAGGATGTAACGACAATACATTTCACAGACATAAGTAGGTTCTTCTGTTGTTGTTACACCTAAATTAAACTCGTATTTGCCAAGAGTCTTCTTAGTCTGGTTAGAGACTTATAGGCAAGTATAGCgataaagtgtgagttttggagaATCACTATTTTAGACTGCccttagtttctttttttttttgtttttgtttcccAGCCAGTGTCATTGGTGCTCGACTAAATCCGGATTCGCCCTTGAAGCCCtacattggggggggggggtaaattgCTCCCTAACAAAAGCGACTCCATACCCGGATCCGAGACTTCTGGTTAAGGATATACTACAATTAGTTTGCCTTCATAGATGAATTGTTTAGAAGCGAAGTAGTATAGGAAGGATTTGGACTTGAATACAGCAGAATTGTACAGAGGATTCTTATTAGACAACGCCAACTTTGTTTGAGATTTGAGGCATAGTGGATTGATAAGTAATTATTCTAAGTAGCACATCTTTAAATAATTTCTGCAGTAAACTCAAATTTAATGGTGAAGTAGAGCATGAAAATgcaataagaaaaagaaattctGACCTTGATTGATCTCGTGTTCTCAAGTTCTATAAGGAAAGCCGCAGTCCCAAATTTTGCCTTCCCAGAAGAACCACCATCCTCCAGATCATTTGTACCACCTAAGGATATTCAGCATTGCCAAATTTATAAGAATTAGAAAAAGGAAACCTGCCAATATAATATAAGGAAGAAGATATGGGAATTCAAATTTTAGATGCTCTGGCTCAAAATACCTGTATTAAAATTTGTTTGTTTGAAGGAAGAAATTCCATTAGTCCTGCAAGTTTTCAATTGAATTGGACATCAATTTCCTGTATTTATTGGCTTTGTTGCTtggactctccgaaaatgtcaCCTGATGCGTgtcagatcctccaaaagtagtgcatttttggaggatccgagaTGAGTGCAGCAGCATTTTGGAGAGTTCGCGCAATATAGGTTATTGGCCAAATTTTATAACAGCAAAGACGTTAAAATTTTATGACATGGACCTAAAGCCGGAAAAAAGGTCGGTTTCCTTAAAACTTTATTTACTGGTTAAAATGATCAGAAGAAAGGAAACCATAAACATTGTAAGAATTAACCAGGGAAGTATGCTTAGCATACTGATGCATACCCGACTCCATCTTTACAGTCATTTGAATAATCATCAAGCTTGGTTTTGTTATCAGCGTTGTTGGACGAATGAACAGCAGAGCCTAAACAAACGGCAATCAAGAAACATCCAACTCCAGGAAAAAGAATCTCAGCTTTGTTAATTTTGTCGTCAAGGTAATAATTCAATGTCGTTCCTGTCATAGCCAAAGGAACAGTACATGTCATGTTTCAACACCTTGCCTAAGCCCGCTGGCCACGGAGTAGTCACCAACTTACTTCAGAAAAATATAGATTACTGAAGTTAAAATGATACCTATAACAACTGTAATACTAGCAGAGACCACTTCAGTGACTGATAAACCAACAAAAGCCCAAGCATATTGAGTTGAAAGGTTCCCAAGGCTGAGGACCATCCCTCCAGCCATTGCAAACAAGACACTCGGCCAATTATCCTGCAACGTTCATCCATTACAAGTGAATAGGAAGTTTCAAAATGCTTGTTATTGAGcaaattcaaaaatgaaaaactcaataacatcacgtgagacctatgtaacgtATTCTAAAAAGGAGATGTTAGTTCCTAATAGTACATCACTCTTTGGTGGCAAGACCTCTTGTTGAAGCGGTAAAGTTAACAGAAGCACATAATACAGATGTCACACAAATTTCAGGTTGAATGAGGAAATTCTTATCAGGTGAATTGATGAAAGAACATACGAATAAATCAAATTCCAGGTATCAGGATCAAATTCAGCAGAAAAATCAGCAGAAGAACAGAAGAATCTGAGTAGTATTATTCTGGAACCTAAAGTTAAGTGAATTGGTAAAAGCTTTCACAGACCTCTCGTCaacaaaaaacaacaacaacaacaacaacaacaacaaacccagtgtagtcccacaagtggagtttggggagggtagtgtgtacgcagtcCTTTCCCCTACCTTGAGAAGGTAGAGAAGCTGTTTCTGGTAAACAACTGACCTCTTGTCAAAAGTTCCTAATATAACTCGATTTATAAATCAAATGTGTCCGCTTTCTGGTCATCATTGTATAGCACAAAATTGCAGCCACGTTATAGATTTAATTAGGTACTCTATCCCCtgacaaaaaaaaaagcaacatGTTTCATGTACTTAATTAAACAGAAAGTATGCCAACATAGAAGAGGCCTGCAGGTATTCACCTTTGACAATTGAACAATGTCCTAAATTGAATACTAGAAACATTGACATGAAAAATAGAATTTCCATCTTGCATCAATGCCTAGTCCCATTTGAAAGCAAATTAAATTCTTGGCAATGAAGGGCACTAACCTGAGAGAGTTGAGTGAGGAAATCAGGCATTTCTGGTGTGCTTGGCCCAAACTGACCAAAGGTTAAAGCAATGATCACAGCAGCCAACAGATTGGTAATAGTATAATCAAGGTAAGTATGTTGAGGAAGACGCCCTCGTCTTTCGAGCAAAGTCAATAAAGCTGGCCATGTCCCTAACAATAACAGAGACAATAGCATACAAGCTATAGCCCCACCTTTGCTCTCTACCATATACATCTTCAATCCACTAGATAATACACCTTCAGGTGAAAGTATTACCAACTTGGGAACACTCCAATAGTCCTATCCAAAGAGGAAAAACATTGAAGATTCAATCTTTTAATTGTTCAACAGATTAACACACTCCCAAATTCATTGCCTgcagaaatgatcaatgaaatgGGAAATCAGCAAACAGCTCCGCCACTGCCGTGGGGACCACATCCCCAGAGACAGGGAACTGGGATTTGTCGTATACATATCTGTGTCTGCACCCTAAGAAACCACAAAGATAGAAACTTTACCAATCTGTTTACCAAGAAAAAAGTAGCACACTCACAAAATCCCCCCACAAAGTTGAGAACAAAGAAGTATGAACAATCTGaatatagcacaagaaaatttcTAGTGATACtaataacaacaactactacgCCTCAGTCCTAAACAAGTTAGGTTTGGCGATATGAAACCTCACATCTTTCATTTAAGCTCAACtcgtatacaacaacaacaaagccCGTGAGTTCCCACAAgtgggtctagggagggtaatatatacgcagccttacccctacacTGGAAGGGCAGAAagactgtttctgatagaccctcggctggGGAATAAGCTCAACTCATATATGATCAAGAAAATTTCTGGTGACATAATAACAAAATTGCTGCATATAGAGTTTGCTAACACTTTTGAGAAATTGGAATCAGCATAAAAGGATCTttgcttagtagttgagtgataTGCACTTACTGCAATTCTGTAAAAAGATTGCATGATCAagaaatttctatttttatttctactatttaaAAGGAAATCATTGACTACAAAATTATAGCCTTCACAAACCATTTCAATTGAAGAATCAAGTTTTCCTCTCAAATATCAGCCCAATTACTCACCATTTCAGATTGTAAAAGGGAATCAAGAATctttaacaaaaacaaaaaggtaaaaagACAAAACAGTGAACACTTTTTTGGACTCAACCACCATTTGGGCCACCAAATATCCATTTGTTGCTTCTCAAACATAAACCACTCATCATATCGAAAAGCCAAAAGGGTATTAAAAACTTAATTTTTTAATCATAAAAAAAGAATCTTTCAACATTAAACAATATATACAAACAAAGTTTTCGTGCAAACACAAACAACACCCAGAGATGGATATAGGATTTTTGTTCTATGGGTTCATcatttaaagttatgagttcatatctactatttattgcaattttaatgattttttacacataaattttcaGTTGAACCCAATAGTTCTATGGTTCATTCACCGCGGGCAACAACAggaacaacaaacccagtgaaatTACATATGTGGGTCTCCTCGATAGTGTGAATGCAGTCCTTACCCCACCTTAAGACAGCAAAAATATTGTTTCCGGTACACCCTCGGCTAACAAAACACAAGCAATAGCAACACAAAAAAATAGATTCTTTTCAACCCAAAGAAAAAGATAGATAACCAACCTATATTATAAGACCCCACCAAAAGGATTTTCCAGAACTCCAAAATGTACAGCAAAATGAGGATCTCTGAATAGCAAAGTGAGATCTGGATAAGTGGGAAGCATTGGTTTTTGGTAACTACAAAAAGAGCAGTGAATATATATAATTATAGAAACTGCCATTATTGTTTACTTGGGATATGAAATCAATGAAGATACAGTAATATTTTTGTAACAAATGATTGATTTACTTAGTTGTGAATCATGGTGTCAGAATCTTGGCTGTCGGATTCTTGGAATCTGACGGTTAATAATTAAGGTTGTTGCTCTAATATGTGACCATGTGGACATTATTATCGGCGGTCAAATTGGATGTTGACAATTTTGAGTGGACGTCACCTTTTACACTTGCCCCAAATGAAAGGGAAACTTTAGTACTTCACCTTATTTATTGGGTGATTGTTGAAAGTTGAAATGTGGAAATTTAtgggttttttttgttttttctagtATTGGTCAatgttctttttctatttttcttttctattctttttcaaactatctttctttatttattcttttttggtatttttcgttCGTTTTCAactctctctctcctttctttttcagtaggactaatattttttttaggtATCAATAGGACTAATATTTACTCTAACTGAAGGGACAAACTAGAATAATGTCATATTTTAGAATTACTTATTAATATAAAAAATGATAACTTCAAAACTGAATTGTCCTTTTCCATATATCCCATTTTAACTGTCGCTTTAGCTCAAAATAATTGTCGCACAATAATTGTCAACTTGGGAATTcaaaattaaatttgttgattGTTTCTAACTATAGCCTTAATATTCAAAAAGTAAGAGTTCTTTCTAATAATGCTTAATtctcaaaaatattaaatagggACAGTGGCGgatttatgttttgaggtatgaGTGCTAAAGCACCCATTGCCTTTGGCCAAGTTGTATTATGTattcatatataatatttaaaaatttagaTAATTGACCATGAGCATCCACTATGATCATATTTGACCATTGTTAATTTACACTAAAATAAGTGAAGTACCCACGATTTATAAATCTTGGATCCGCCACTGAATAGGGGTAACTTAATTAGTAAACTATatcttatatttattattttcttaatgaaCATTAAAAGAACTAAAACAATAGttaaaatctatatctatattatattaaaaggagagtagtctGCATTTGGTTAAGCCACTTGGCACTTTTAAGACAAAATCAAAATAGATTTTAGGACAAAATCTAATATAGATTGACAAGATTAGGataaaaataatatgaaatatGGTATATTTAGGAACATTATGCTTATTAGAAGAATACCAAATCTGTAAATTGTTCAAGAAATTTTTATgtagtaaatatttttatttaaggAAGATTCTTTCTTTAATTTTGGTCAAAGTGAAAAACGAAAGGATTgaatttggactgattttccttCATGATACATTTCCAACTAAAATTTAGgtgatattatttttttaatttaggtacatattaacaaaatatttagtttgacaaatatgatatgaaatgtcATAATTaatctctctctcacacacacacaccccctctttctctctatatatatataaggaataAAGTTTGTATTGTAATTAAGTCAAGGGGAAAACTACTATAaagtcacttggcaatttaggataatattataataatatttaaattaaatttaagagaaattattttttgaatttaaattaaaaaaatattaaataagatTCTTTTGAATCTTAATGGAAAGAAAGTTAATATTtttctaagatacaacctactatCTTATCTTTACTGATAAGAttttaaaaaagataaaaataataactacaagtaagaataaaaataatctatatctattctgttaatttattttcttaaactgtATCAACTCAATTCTTTTTCAAGCTTTTGAATTGAAAAACATATAAATCGGATCATATCCAAGTTTTTGAATATGAAAAGAAAACTTACAGGATGTAAAAATATGAACAGATactcttctatttttttaatatattattgaCTTAAATACTAaatagaataactttataaaatttatagtaggaaaaataataaaagaagaggGGGCGGAGATAGTGTATGAAAATTTATAATTTACATttacataataaataaaataaaaataataaataatactaaataatattattaataaatttaaatattaatctAAGTAGTAgagtaaaagttaaaaaaaaatttattacagtaaaaagaaaaactaaattcATCCATAATATATTATaatctatttatattatattaaaaggagggtaGTATGCATCTGTATCTTCTATATTATCTTCTATATTTGCTTATTGCATGtagtacaaaaataataattattaaaaatatataacttaATCGTAAAGATCACATTCAAATTCACAATTTAACACTGAATATTGATAGGTGAAATTCTAAGTGAGACTAATCAATtaaaacatcatataaaaatgtacAAAGTGAAGGATAGAGACaatttgttgatatttataatatttattaatttataataacTTTAGAGTTTTGAAGATGAacgtaaaaatggaaaaaaagttcCGAGAAAAATTTTTAGGAATAAGAAAATAGATATTTATGTTATATTAAAAGGAAAGCAATTGAGAAAAATATTAAGTCAAGTGACAAGCTAATAAAACGTAATGAGATAATATTAAGTATAGCAGATTATGTAATAAAGTAAAATAATGAACTGAAAGTAATTCGATGACTATATGAATCCTTTTATAACTTTATAAGATTCTTTTATTGGGTATGTTTCCTTGGGTAACAAGAAGGTAATTAAAATTTGATTCAAACAATATGATATAATTCACATTCTTTAATATTATCTGCGCACCGCGCGGGTACTAATATTAGTTAAAAGAATAAAGTAAATATTAAAGTACGATAATCAACGTATAAAAGTTTGGTGtaaatttaagtcattttaaaTATGCGGTGGACACATGTCATTAGTAGGCTAgcttatatatacattatttcgtactaaatAAGTTAAAAATTATAAATCCACCTTTGCGTTGACAGCTTTGTCCAACAAGAAATTAATTAAGGTCAAATCTCTCGGCTTTAACCCTTAATTAGAGACTATTAACTTTTGGATTTTTTCATTTCCACCAATTCAAGTGGGAAGGTTTCATAACGTAGAAAATGACACAAAAAAAGTTAGGCATGTGTCAATTAAAGTAATTAAGATATAAGTTTGGTTAGGCAttgtttgaagttgaaaaagtaCGATTAAGGTATAAAGCTTAAACAAAAAGTGAAAGAACTGACCTGGCTAGGG contains:
- the LOC107780819 gene encoding ureide permease 1 isoform X4, with translation MYMVESKGGAIACMLLSLLLLGTWPALLTLLERRGRLPQHTYLDYTITNLLAAVIIALTFGQFGPSTPEMPDFLTQLSQDNWPSVLFAMAGGMVLSLGNLSTQYAWAFVGLSVTEVVSASITVVIGTTLNYYLDDKINKAEILFPGVGCFLIAVCLGSAVHSSNNADNKTKLDDYSNDCKDGVGTNGISSFKQTNFNTGGTNDLEDGGSSGKAKFGTAAFLIELENTRSIKVFGKGTFIGLAITFFAGICFSMFSPAFNLATNDQWHTLKDGVPHLTVYTAFFYFSSFCFVIAMVLNLTFLYYPILNAPKSSLKAYLNDWNGRGWALLAGLLCGFGNGLQFMGGQAAGYAAADAVQALPLVSTFWGVILFGEYRRSSRKTYTLLAGMLFMFTVAVAILMASSGHRK
- the LOC107780819 gene encoding ureide permease 1 isoform X1 translates to MFEKQQMDIWWPKWWLSPKKCSLFCLFTFLFLLKILDSLLQSEMDYWSVPKLVILSPEGVLSSGLKMYMVESKGGAIACMLLSLLLLGTWPALLTLLERRGRLPQHTYLDYTITNLLAAVIIALTFGQFGPSTPEMPDFLTQLSQDNWPSVLFAMAGGMVLSLGNLSTQYAWAFVGLSVTEVVSASITVVIGTTLNYYLDDKINKAEILFPGVGCFLIAVCLGSAVHSSNNADNKTKLDDYSNDCKDGVGTNGISSFKQTNFNTGGTNDLEDGGSSGKAKFGTAAFLIELENTRSIKVFGKGTFIGLAITFFAGICFSMFSPAFNLATNDQWHTLKDGVPHLTVYTAFFYFSSFCFVIAMVLNLTFLYYPILNAPKSSLKAYLNDWNGRGWALLAGLLCGFGNGLQFMGGQAAGYAAADAVQALPLVSTFWGVILFGEYRRSSRKTYTLLAGMLFMFTVAVAILMASSGHRK
- the LOC107780819 gene encoding ureide permease 1 isoform X2: MQSFYRIADYWSVPKLVILSPEGVLSSGLKMYMVESKGGAIACMLLSLLLLGTWPALLTLLERRGRLPQHTYLDYTITNLLAAVIIALTFGQFGPSTPEMPDFLTQLSQDNWPSVLFAMAGGMVLSLGNLSTQYAWAFVGLSVTEVVSASITVVIGTTLNYYLDDKINKAEILFPGVGCFLIAVCLGSAVHSSNNADNKTKLDDYSNDCKDGVGTNGISSFKQTNFNTGGTNDLEDGGSSGKAKFGTAAFLIELENTRSIKVFGKGTFIGLAITFFAGICFSMFSPAFNLATNDQWHTLKDGVPHLTVYTAFFYFSSFCFVIAMVLNLTFLYYPILNAPKSSLKAYLNDWNGRGWALLAGLLCGFGNGLQFMGGQAAGYAAADAVQALPLVSTFWGVILFGEYRRSSRKTYTLLAGMLFMFTVAVAILMASSGHRK
- the LOC107780819 gene encoding ureide permease 1 isoform X3 produces the protein MDYWSVPKLVILSPEGVLSSGLKMYMVESKGGAIACMLLSLLLLGTWPALLTLLERRGRLPQHTYLDYTITNLLAAVIIALTFGQFGPSTPEMPDFLTQLSQDNWPSVLFAMAGGMVLSLGNLSTQYAWAFVGLSVTEVVSASITVVIGTTLNYYLDDKINKAEILFPGVGCFLIAVCLGSAVHSSNNADNKTKLDDYSNDCKDGVGTNGISSFKQTNFNTGGTNDLEDGGSSGKAKFGTAAFLIELENTRSIKVFGKGTFIGLAITFFAGICFSMFSPAFNLATNDQWHTLKDGVPHLTVYTAFFYFSSFCFVIAMVLNLTFLYYPILNAPKSSLKAYLNDWNGRGWALLAGLLCGFGNGLQFMGGQAAGYAAADAVQALPLVSTFWGVILFGEYRRSSRKTYTLLAGMLFMFTVAVAILMASSGHRK